One genomic window of Ruminococcus gauvreauii includes the following:
- a CDS encoding GerMN domain-containing protein: protein MKKILYGIFLAVFCLAAAGCSGGKQEKETDSEYQLYYVSEEKSRVVNTECVLENTGTEAMVTEMCTQVFEKLGEETGTDLLPDGVNLISRKLSEDVLWLNFNQAYNGIDKTEEVLIRASLVRTFTQIPGVTCVGFQVEGERLKDSYGKDVELLNADSFVENSGSEINAYQSVTMKLYFANESGDRLAEESRSVYYSTSMPLERVIVEQLLKGPKEQGHLATMPQETRILGVTVADGVCYVNLNKAYLDMAPNMLAEIPVYSIVNSLTRTGNVKQVQISIGGETKVKYLDSVSLDQFFVQDMSFVEDADE from the coding sequence ATGAAAAAGATATTATATGGAATATTCCTGGCAGTATTCTGTCTCGCTGCCGCCGGATGTTCCGGCGGGAAACAGGAAAAAGAAACTGACAGTGAGTATCAGCTGTATTATGTAAGCGAAGAGAAAAGCAGGGTAGTGAATACGGAATGCGTATTGGAAAACACCGGCACAGAGGCCATGGTCACTGAGATGTGTACACAGGTTTTTGAAAAACTCGGGGAGGAAACGGGCACGGACCTTTTGCCGGACGGTGTGAATCTGATCAGCAGGAAGCTGTCTGAGGATGTGCTCTGGCTTAATTTTAATCAGGCGTACAATGGAATCGATAAGACGGAAGAAGTATTAATCCGTGCGAGCCTGGTCAGGACTTTCACTCAGATTCCGGGAGTTACCTGTGTGGGTTTTCAGGTAGAAGGTGAACGTCTGAAGGATTCTTACGGCAAGGATGTGGAGCTTCTGAACGCCGATTCCTTTGTCGAGAATTCCGGCAGTGAGATCAACGCCTATCAGTCTGTTACGATGAAGCTTTACTTTGCGAATGAAAGCGGTGACCGATTGGCGGAAGAAAGCCGCAGCGTGTACTACAGCACCAGTATGCCTCTGGAACGTGTGATCGTAGAGCAGCTGCTGAAAGGTCCGAAGGAGCAGGGACATTTAGCTACAATGCCGCAGGAAACGCGGATCTTGGGAGTAACGGTTGCTGATGGTGTGTGTTATGTAAATCTTAACAAAGCCTATCTGGATATGGCGCCTAATATGCTGGCAGAGATACCGGTGTATTCCATTGTCAATTCACTGACACGCACGGGTAATGTGAAACAGGTCCAGATTTCCATTGGCGGGGAAACCAAGGTGAAGTATCTTGACAGCGTCAGCCTGGATCAATTCTTTGTCCAGGACATGAGCTTTGTGGAGGATGCGGATGAATAG
- a CDS encoding DNA internalization-related competence protein ComEC/Rec2, which yields MNRRPLCLLCIAVMAGIWLLESLGITHAGGPGPNEAVAAFSEENARCRVTGRIFRQETKSDKSYLYLRETELVIQTRRYSIRNIKIKSEKKESVKIGSIILVTGELYSIPSPTNPGQFDQGFYHTVQKIDALMSAETIEVLDGNGYPIRNFLAGIREEMCGFLQREAPREAGVLAAMVLGDKSLLEDIDRSSYQMGGMMHILAISGLHLTVMGMGMFRLLMKLGCGCRMAGSISALLMVGYGIFTGSSVSAMRAVIMFALTAGARLTGRTYDLMSGLAFSALLILAEYPGYLWYSGFLLSYAAVLGIGLILPVFRSREGAGSALKSFGAVWIMTFPLTLYYFYELPVFAPLLNLLLLPILPLVLGSGAAGCLGGLISQGAGRMLLLPGKLALAAYDAVLQIVCRIPFATWILGKPSQIQMTIYYIAVGMWICLMYGRQKRRDKSVWQLLLPVLAVVCLCIRIPGGLQVTMLDVGQGDSFVFGLPSGAHYLLDGGSSSTGNVGTYRILPYLKSSGIQTLEGVFVTHGDEDHTNGILEILTAIREHRTSLRVKKLLLPYWMKTTGKKELAEAAEASGIPVIYLKKGDRIIDGEVCITVLHPPPHEIPEDENSGSLTLRIDFKRFTAVFTGDLCGKAEEQVAEGDVSCQLLKVAHHGSVSSTGEEFLNAALPGICFISCGADNRYGHPHPEVVKRIERTGARIWQTTETGAVMLETDGKEKLRLTSFMDKSGVDKAG from the coding sequence ATGAATAGACGTCCATTATGCCTGCTGTGCATCGCGGTTATGGCAGGTATCTGGCTTCTGGAAAGTCTTGGGATCACCCATGCGGGCGGTCCCGGACCGAATGAAGCCGTTGCGGCATTTTCAGAAGAAAATGCCAGGTGCCGGGTAACGGGAAGAATTTTCCGGCAGGAAACAAAAAGTGACAAATCTTATCTCTATCTGAGAGAAACGGAACTGGTCATTCAGACCAGACGTTATTCCATTAGAAATATAAAAATTAAATCAGAGAAAAAAGAGTCAGTTAAGATCGGAAGCATAATCCTCGTAACGGGAGAATTGTACAGCATTCCGTCCCCCACGAATCCGGGGCAGTTTGACCAGGGATTCTATCATACTGTCCAGAAAATCGATGCGCTGATGAGTGCTGAGACGATCGAGGTCCTGGATGGAAACGGATACCCCATACGGAATTTCCTGGCCGGCATCCGAGAGGAAATGTGCGGCTTCCTGCAGCGGGAGGCGCCGCGGGAGGCAGGGGTGCTTGCGGCTATGGTCCTGGGGGATAAAAGCCTGTTGGAAGACATCGACAGGAGTTCCTATCAGATGGGCGGGATGATGCATATACTGGCCATTTCAGGACTGCACCTGACAGTGATGGGAATGGGCATGTTCCGTCTTCTGATGAAGCTTGGATGCGGCTGCAGGATGGCAGGGAGTATTTCTGCGCTCCTGATGGTGGGATACGGTATTTTTACGGGTTCCAGCGTCTCAGCAATGCGGGCGGTTATCATGTTTGCTCTAACTGCAGGAGCCCGACTGACCGGCAGAACGTATGACCTGATGTCTGGTCTGGCGTTCTCGGCGCTTCTGATCCTGGCCGAATATCCGGGATATCTGTGGTACAGCGGTTTTCTGCTGTCTTATGCGGCCGTGCTGGGGATTGGCCTGATACTGCCGGTATTCAGGAGCAGGGAAGGAGCGGGAAGTGCCTTAAAGTCTTTTGGCGCCGTGTGGATCATGACTTTTCCGCTGACGCTGTACTATTTTTATGAACTGCCGGTATTTGCCCCGCTGCTTAATCTTCTGCTGCTTCCGATACTTCCTCTGGTGCTGGGTTCTGGTGCCGCAGGATGTCTTGGCGGTTTGATTTCGCAGGGCGCTGGAAGAATGCTGCTCCTGCCTGGGAAGCTGGCACTCGCAGCGTACGACGCCGTGCTGCAGATCGTGTGCAGAATTCCGTTTGCCACCTGGATTCTGGGAAAACCATCGCAGATTCAGATGACGATTTATTATATAGCCGTGGGAATGTGGATCTGTCTGATGTATGGGAGGCAAAAGAGGCGGGATAAAAGTGTCTGGCAACTGCTGCTGCCTGTGCTGGCCGTGGTCTGCCTGTGTATTCGCATTCCGGGCGGATTGCAGGTGACAATGCTGGATGTCGGTCAGGGGGATTCTTTTGTGTTCGGATTACCGTCGGGAGCGCACTATCTGCTGGACGGGGGGAGCAGCAGCACAGGAAACGTGGGAACCTACCGGATTCTGCCATACCTGAAGAGCAGCGGAATTCAGACGCTCGAGGGGGTGTTTGTAACACACGGTGACGAAGATCACACAAACGGAATACTGGAGATACTGACGGCGATCAGGGAGCACCGCACCTCCCTGCGTGTAAAGAAACTGCTGTTGCCGTACTGGATGAAAACAACCGGAAAAAAAGAGCTGGCAGAGGCGGCAGAGGCGTCGGGGATTCCGGTCATCTATCTGAAAAAGGGGGATCGGATCATAGACGGTGAGGTCTGCATTACGGTGCTCCATCCGCCGCCGCACGAGATTCCGGAGGACGAAAACAGCGGGTCTCTGACCCTGAGAATTGATTTTAAGAGATTCACGGCAGTTTTTACGGGAGATCTTTGCGGGAAAGCGGAGGAACAGGTGGCAGAAGGAGATGTTTCCTGTCAGCTTCTGAAGGTTGCACACCATGGTTCGGTTTCCTCAACGGGAGAAGAATTTCTGAATGCGGCGCTGCCGGGTATCTGCTTTATCTCATGCGGGGCGGACAACAGATATGGACACCCTCATCCGGAGGTGGTAAAGCGTATTGAACGTACGGGGGCCAGGATCTGGCAGACCACGGAAACGGGAGCAGTCATGCTTGAGACAGATGGAAAAGAAAAGCTGAGGCTGACAAGTTTTATGGATAAATCAGGCGTTGACAAAGCGGGATAA
- the holA gene encoding DNA polymerase III subunit delta: protein MKSILEDIKNNEFKHVYLFYGEEGYLKKQYRDKLSSAWLPEDDTMNRTVFRGKGVSPGEVIDLGETLPFLAQNRVIILEETGFFKGQCEKLPEYLSQLPDYLYLLFVEEEIDKRSRMYKAVKNTGKIVEFARQNEGTLMRWVLGTLKKEGRKITKQDMELFLSCTGNDMYQIENELEKLLAYTAGRDVISTADIEAVCSVQVANHIFDMVRAVAQKDQKQALKLYYDLLELKEPPMRILFLLARQFNHLLQIKELSEAGYSQSEMASKIGVQSFVVRNYLGYAGKYRKQMLQEALDDFLQAEEEVKTGRLTDVMSVELLIVKYSAA, encoded by the coding sequence ATGAAAAGTATATTGGAAGATATTAAAAATAATGAATTTAAACACGTCTATCTGTTTTACGGGGAGGAAGGATATCTGAAAAAGCAATACCGGGATAAACTTTCGTCAGCCTGGCTGCCCGAAGATGACACGATGAACCGCACGGTATTTCGTGGCAAAGGAGTTTCACCGGGCGAAGTGATCGATCTGGGAGAGACGCTGCCTTTTTTGGCACAGAACAGGGTGATCATCCTGGAGGAGACGGGATTTTTTAAGGGACAGTGCGAAAAACTGCCGGAGTATCTTTCACAGCTGCCGGACTATCTGTATCTCCTGTTTGTGGAGGAGGAGATTGATAAAAGAAGCCGTATGTATAAGGCGGTAAAAAATACGGGAAAGATCGTGGAATTTGCCCGTCAAAATGAGGGCACACTGATGCGCTGGGTACTTGGAACACTGAAAAAGGAGGGCAGGAAGATCACGAAACAGGACATGGAACTGTTTCTGTCATGTACCGGAAATGATATGTATCAGATTGAGAATGAACTGGAAAAGCTGCTTGCCTATACAGCGGGACGCGATGTGATCTCGACTGCTGACATCGAGGCCGTGTGTTCTGTACAGGTGGCCAATCATATCTTCGATATGGTGCGTGCGGTTGCTCAGAAGGACCAGAAACAGGCTCTGAAGCTGTATTATGACCTGCTTGAGCTCAAAGAACCGCCGATGCGGATTCTCTTTCTTCTGGCAAGGCAGTTCAATCATCTGCTGCAGATAAAAGAACTGTCAGAGGCGGGATACAGCCAGAGTGAAATGGCTTCTAAAATCGGAGTACAGAGCTTTGTGGTGCGGAACTATCTGGGATATGCGGGCAAATACAGGAAACAGATGCTGCAGGAGGCATTGGATGATTTTCTGCAGGCTGAGGAAGAGGTGAAAACGGGCCGCCTGACAGATGTGATGAGCGTAGAGCTGCTGATCGTGAAATACAGCGCGGCATGA
- the rpsT gene encoding 30S ribosomal protein S20, with protein sequence MANIKSAKKRILVNRTKAARNKAIKSAVKTSIKKVETAVANKDKEAANSALLEAISTIDKAAAKGVYHKNTSSRKVSRLSKAVNSIA encoded by the coding sequence TTGGCTAATATTAAATCCGCAAAAAAAAGAATCCTGGTAAACAGAACAAAGGCTGCCAGAAATAAAGCAATCAAATCTGCTGTAAAGACTTCTATCAAAAAAGTAGAGACAGCAGTTGCAAATAAAGACAAGGAAGCAGCGAACAGCGCTTTACTGGAAGCTATTTCCACAATTGACAAGGCTGCTGCAAAAGGTGTGTACCATAAAAACACATCTTCCAGAAAAGTTTCCCGTCTGTCCAAAGCAGTAAATTCAATCGCATAA
- a CDS encoding substrate-binding domain-containing protein yields the protein MKRRLLACLLTGVLALGMLSGCGGGEEKNAAPAEKSDAGGDEDAAPAEDSDAGGESAEGSGDLGTVTLILSNRDEFLSTLETGVQNAAKDMGVNMVTQDAQNDTSKLLQFVETARNDGQKAIIVNPVDPATCSQIVEAAGDMKVVLINRYPTEESVLSDSVVYAGSDEMESGKYQGEYLAEQFKAAGKTEIKYILLNGMIGQTSTTQRTESCLQALEDAGITATEATAPLAADWDRATAQDMITPLLTTIEYDCIISNNDAMALGAIEAMNSVGIDPASVPIVGVDATVDGCQAIKEGTMAMTVFQDAEGQGVAAMKSAQNLVDGKPLNEGTDFTLDETGHVLWVPFVPVTADNVDEYMK from the coding sequence ATGAAGAGAAGGTTATTAGCATGTTTACTGACTGGAGTATTAGCACTGGGGATGCTGTCCGGCTGCGGCGGCGGTGAGGAAAAAAATGCTGCTCCGGCAGAAAAATCAGATGCAGGCGGAGATGAAGATGCCGCGCCTGCGGAAGATTCAGACGCAGGCGGCGAGTCGGCAGAAGGGTCGGGGGATCTGGGAACAGTTACACTGATTCTCAGTAACAGAGATGAATTTCTCTCTACATTGGAAACCGGTGTGCAGAATGCGGCTAAAGACATGGGCGTCAACATGGTAACTCAGGATGCTCAGAATGATACCAGTAAACTGCTTCAGTTCGTTGAGACGGCAAGGAACGACGGACAGAAGGCGATTATCGTCAATCCGGTTGACCCGGCGACATGTTCTCAGATCGTCGAGGCAGCAGGCGATATGAAAGTTGTACTTATTAACAGATATCCGACAGAAGAATCTGTATTGAGCGATAGTGTGGTATACGCGGGATCCGACGAGATGGAATCCGGAAAGTATCAGGGGGAATACCTGGCTGAGCAGTTTAAGGCAGCGGGCAAGACAGAAATTAAGTATATCCTGCTGAACGGTATGATTGGACAGACATCTACCACACAGCGTACAGAGTCCTGTCTTCAGGCACTGGAAGACGCCGGAATTACAGCGACGGAGGCAACAGCTCCGCTGGCGGCAGACTGGGACCGTGCGACAGCACAGGATATGATCACACCGCTCCTGACAACCATTGAATATGACTGTATTATTTCCAACAATGATGCGATGGCACTGGGAGCGATCGAAGCTATGAATTCCGTAGGCATTGATCCGGCTTCGGTTCCGATCGTAGGTGTAGACGCAACAGTTGACGGATGCCAGGCAATCAAAGAAGGTACGATGGCTATGACGGTATTCCAGGACGCAGAAGGACAGGGAGTTGCAGCTATGAAATCCGCACAGAATCTCGTAGATGGAAAACCTCTGAATGAAGGAACAGATTTTACACTGGATGAGACGGGACATGTCCTTTGGGTACCGTTTGTTCCTGTTACAGCTGATAATGTAGATGAATATATGAAATAA
- the gpr gene encoding GPR endopeptidase, with product MISKYRVRTDLAVESKEKFEKDNVEIEGVVIRERYDSEKEIKTTTVIIETDRGAKIMEKPKGVYITMEAPNLTVPDEDYHREVSKELAHHLRKVMGLKKEKSVLIAGLGNRDITPDALGPEVVRNLDINRHIVKEYGAAAVGEGSVHIVSSIIPGVMAQTGMETLEILQGVVRETKPDIVVAIDALAARSTKRLNCTIQITDTGINPGSGVLNHRNGLNQETLGVPVVAIGVPTVVDAATIVHDAMEHLLETLEEAEMEEFLSELITPQLHSMFVTPKDVDETVKNLSYTISEGLNIALNEV from the coding sequence ATGATATCGAAGTACCGCGTGCGTACAGATCTGGCTGTGGAGAGCAAAGAGAAGTTTGAAAAGGACAACGTAGAAATAGAAGGGGTCGTCATCAGGGAACGCTATGACAGCGAAAAAGAGATAAAGACAACCACTGTCATTATTGAAACTGACCGCGGCGCCAAAATCATGGAAAAGCCGAAAGGTGTATATATTACGATGGAAGCACCTAATCTGACAGTTCCGGATGAAGATTACCATCGTGAGGTCTCGAAGGAACTGGCGCATCATCTCCGAAAAGTCATGGGTCTGAAAAAGGAAAAATCTGTGCTCATAGCCGGTCTCGGAAACAGGGATATTACACCGGATGCGCTGGGGCCTGAGGTTGTGAGGAACCTGGATATCAATCGCCACATCGTAAAGGAATACGGTGCGGCAGCGGTGGGCGAGGGAAGTGTGCATATAGTAAGCAGCATCATACCGGGGGTTATGGCGCAGACCGGTATGGAGACTCTAGAAATACTGCAGGGGGTTGTACGTGAGACGAAACCGGACATCGTCGTTGCGATCGATGCACTTGCAGCCCGCAGCACGAAGAGGCTGAACTGTACTATCCAGATCACGGACACGGGTATCAACCCGGGCTCCGGGGTATTGAATCACAGGAATGGTCTGAATCAGGAGACGCTTGGGGTTCCGGTCGTTGCCATTGGGGTTCCGACAGTTGTAGATGCTGCGACAATTGTGCATGATGCCATGGAACATCTTCTGGAGACGCTCGAAGAAGCGGAAATGGAGGAATTTCTCTCAGAGCTGATCACACCGCAGCTTCACAGCATGTTTGTCACACCGAAAGATGTGGATGAAACGGTAAAAAATTTAAGTTATACCATCTCAGAAGGATTAAATATCGCACTGAATGAAGTATAA
- a CDS encoding stage II sporulation protein P, producing MRKKNTILKSLFFLLMLGFGIYNVIQAVWIFRQDDAVRRQLLLERIGIGLTEQAVSIYMPGLFYTTQAEDETVILEDESTCESILEMNGRTLAERLLGENQGKAVEAENEAAAQKEQNQDETQDTVETVNPVNPLFDISLESLRNFDYLLNHFFVVDPNTTIGEDTLNIDTLMEHDLTMQQDNSQPQILIYHTHSQEQFADSDPEDTSTWVTGVGDYLTQILTEQYGYHVIHDTQTFDIIDGEIDRSKAYNTAREGLLQILEENPSIEVIIDLHRDGVSEDKHLVTDINGKPTAQIMYFNGLSYTNESGALDYLPNENVIANLAFSFRLEYEAAGYYPTLTRCVYLKGYRYNLDLRPKSILLEVGAQTNTVEEARNAMEPFAYILNKVLKGE from the coding sequence TTGAGGAAAAAAAACACGATATTAAAAAGCCTGTTTTTTCTGTTGATGCTGGGGTTTGGCATTTATAATGTGATACAGGCAGTATGGATTTTCCGGCAGGATGATGCGGTGAGAAGGCAGCTTTTACTGGAACGTATCGGTATTGGGCTGACAGAACAGGCTGTTTCCATATATATGCCCGGTTTATTTTATACGACACAGGCGGAAGATGAGACTGTGATTCTGGAAGACGAATCAACGTGTGAAAGCATTCTTGAGATGAATGGGAGAACCCTTGCGGAGCGGTTGCTGGGGGAAAATCAGGGTAAAGCGGTAGAGGCAGAAAATGAAGCTGCTGCACAGAAAGAACAGAATCAGGATGAGACACAGGATACAGTGGAGACGGTAAATCCGGTGAATCCGCTGTTTGACATTTCTCTCGAGAGTCTGCGCAATTTTGATTATCTGCTGAACCACTTTTTTGTTGTGGATCCGAATACAACGATCGGTGAGGATACACTGAACATCGATACGCTGATGGAACACGATCTGACCATGCAGCAGGATAATTCGCAGCCGCAGATTCTGATTTATCATACACACTCTCAGGAACAGTTTGCTGATTCTGATCCGGAGGATACCTCAACCTGGGTTACGGGGGTAGGGGACTACCTGACACAGATACTCACGGAACAGTACGGTTACCATGTGATCCATGATACGCAGACTTTTGATATTATCGATGGCGAGATTGACAGGAGTAAAGCGTACAACACCGCACGAGAGGGACTTCTGCAGATTCTGGAAGAAAATCCATCCATAGAAGTGATCATTGACCTGCACAGGGACGGAGTGTCGGAGGATAAACATCTGGTGACGGATATTAACGGCAAACCGACAGCACAGATCATGTACTTTAACGGTCTGAGTTATACAAATGAAAGCGGTGCGCTCGACTATCTGCCAAATGAAAATGTGATCGCGAATCTGGCGTTTTCTTTCCGGCTGGAATACGAAGCGGCTGGGTATTATCCTACGCTTACCCGGTGCGTATATCTTAAAGGATACCGTTATAACCTGGATCTGCGGCCGAAATCCATTCTGCTCGAGGTGGGAGCGCAGACAAATACTGTGGAGGAGGCCCGCAATGCAATGGAGCCGTTTGCCTATATTTTAAATAAAGTATTAAAAGGTGAATGA